One region of Luteolibacter yonseiensis genomic DNA includes:
- the leuS gene encoding leucine--tRNA ligase has translation MSDARKPFPFRDFEPKWQQRWEDEKTFRTPGPGDADFDATKPKYYVLDMFPYPSGAGLHVGHPEGYTATDIIGRYKRMNGFNVLHPMGYDSFGLPAEQYAIKTGQHPAITTASNIENFRRQLKSLGFGYDWDREIATTDPEYVRWTQWIFLQLYGSYYCEETCKAKPVAELEAKGWTREEIDEVRLAYVANTPVWWSPDLGTVLANEEVEEWKSKGHTVERRPLRQWMLRITKYAQRLIDELDTLDWPDGIKMLQKNWIGRSEGAEVDFTIGGRAVTVFTTRPDTLFGATYMVLAPEHPFVPEITTAEQKDAVEAYQKAISSKSDMDRGDLNKDKSGVFTGAYATNPVSGEQIPVWIADYVMMGYGTGAIMAVPAHDERDFEFAQKFSLPVTQVVQPTDDSDWQGYTAYGTAVNSGFLDGLPTAEAKSKMIDWLESDGKGKRRVQFKLRDWLFSRQRYWGEPFPIIWKDGHHHAISESELPLLAPPLDDYKPSGSPEPILTKATAWVELPDGSIRETNTMPQWAGSCWYYLRYCDPGNKERFISNAAEDYWTGEKPGMVDLYVGGTEHAVLHLLYARFWHKVLFDLGHVRTPEPFQKLVNQGLILGEDGQKMSKSRGNVVNPDDVVSEYGADSLRLYEMFMGPLEQVKPWQMKGVEGVSRFLARVWRVAFEETEDGGIRTSPKIQDVPCTNKELLRVVHETIKKVGEDIEKLSFNTAISQMMICTNAFTQADVVPLKEFTRFLTVLDPFAPHLAEEINARLGGTTMLSETTWPAYDESALVRSEIELVVQVNGKLRDRLMVSKDIDEEGAKAAAFASSRVSEHLEGKTIRKIVFIPGKIFNIVAN, from the coding sequence ATGTCAGACGCCCGCAAACCATTCCCCTTCCGCGATTTCGAGCCCAAATGGCAACAACGCTGGGAGGACGAGAAGACCTTCCGCACCCCGGGACCGGGCGATGCGGATTTCGATGCCACGAAGCCGAAATACTACGTGCTCGACATGTTCCCCTACCCCAGCGGCGCGGGCCTGCACGTGGGACATCCGGAAGGTTACACCGCCACCGACATCATCGGCCGCTACAAGCGGATGAACGGCTTCAATGTGCTGCATCCGATGGGCTATGACTCGTTCGGCCTGCCTGCGGAGCAATACGCGATCAAGACCGGCCAGCATCCGGCGATCACCACCGCGTCGAACATCGAGAATTTCCGCCGACAATTGAAATCACTGGGTTTCGGCTACGACTGGGACCGTGAGATCGCAACCACTGACCCGGAATACGTGCGCTGGACGCAGTGGATTTTCCTGCAGCTCTACGGCTCGTACTATTGCGAAGAGACCTGTAAGGCGAAGCCGGTTGCCGAACTGGAAGCGAAGGGCTGGACACGCGAGGAGATCGACGAGGTTCGTCTCGCCTACGTCGCGAACACACCTGTCTGGTGGTCGCCCGACCTCGGGACCGTATTGGCAAACGAGGAAGTCGAGGAATGGAAGTCGAAAGGCCACACCGTCGAGCGCCGCCCGCTGCGCCAGTGGATGCTGCGGATCACGAAATACGCCCAGCGTCTGATCGACGAACTGGACACCCTCGATTGGCCGGATGGCATCAAGATGCTTCAGAAAAACTGGATCGGCCGCAGCGAAGGTGCGGAGGTGGATTTCACCATCGGCGGCAGGGCCGTCACCGTTTTCACGACCCGCCCGGACACCCTCTTCGGTGCCACCTACATGGTGCTCGCACCCGAGCATCCATTCGTCCCGGAAATCACGACCGCCGAACAAAAGGACGCCGTCGAGGCCTATCAGAAAGCGATTTCCTCCAAGTCCGACATGGACCGCGGAGATCTCAACAAGGACAAGTCCGGCGTCTTCACCGGTGCCTACGCGACGAATCCGGTAAGCGGCGAGCAGATCCCGGTGTGGATCGCGGACTATGTGATGATGGGCTACGGCACAGGGGCGATCATGGCCGTGCCGGCACATGACGAACGGGATTTTGAATTCGCCCAAAAATTCAGCCTGCCGGTCACGCAGGTGGTTCAACCGACCGACGACTCGGATTGGCAAGGCTACACCGCGTATGGAACCGCCGTGAATTCCGGCTTCCTCGACGGGCTTCCGACCGCCGAAGCCAAGTCGAAAATGATCGATTGGCTGGAATCCGATGGCAAGGGCAAGCGCCGCGTGCAGTTCAAGCTGCGCGACTGGTTGTTCTCCCGCCAACGCTACTGGGGCGAACCGTTCCCGATCATCTGGAAGGACGGCCATCACCACGCCATTTCCGAGAGCGAACTGCCGTTGCTCGCGCCACCGCTGGACGACTACAAGCCAAGCGGTTCCCCGGAGCCGATCCTCACCAAGGCCACCGCCTGGGTCGAGCTGCCGGACGGCTCCATCCGCGAGACGAACACGATGCCCCAATGGGCCGGCTCGTGCTGGTACTACCTGCGCTACTGCGATCCTGGTAACAAGGAGCGATTCATCTCCAACGCCGCCGAGGACTATTGGACGGGTGAAAAGCCCGGCATGGTGGATCTCTACGTGGGAGGTACGGAACACGCCGTACTTCACCTGCTCTACGCCCGCTTCTGGCACAAGGTGCTCTTCGATCTCGGCCACGTCCGCACGCCCGAGCCATTCCAGAAGCTCGTCAACCAGGGCCTTATTCTGGGTGAGGACGGCCAGAAGATGTCCAAGTCACGCGGCAACGTGGTGAATCCGGACGACGTCGTTTCCGAGTACGGAGCGGACTCGCTGCGCCTTTACGAAATGTTCATGGGCCCGCTGGAACAGGTGAAGCCATGGCAGATGAAGGGCGTGGAGGGTGTCTCACGTTTCCTCGCCCGCGTCTGGCGTGTCGCCTTCGAGGAAACCGAAGACGGTGGGATCAGGACCTCTCCGAAAATCCAGGACGTGCCATGCACGAACAAGGAGCTGCTCCGCGTGGTCCACGAGACGATCAAGAAGGTCGGCGAGGACATCGAGAAACTCAGCTTCAACACCGCGATCTCGCAGATGATGATCTGCACCAACGCCTTCACCCAGGCGGACGTGGTGCCGTTGAAGGAATTCACCCGGTTCCTCACCGTCCTCGATCCCTTCGCCCCTCACCTTGCGGAGGAAATCAACGCCCGCCTCGGCGGCACCACGATGCTCTCGGAGACCACGTGGCCCGCTTACGACGAATCCGCCCTCGTGAGAAGCGAGATCGAACTCGTGGTGCAGGTGAACGGAAAACTCCGCGACCGCCTGATGGTTTCCAAGGACATCGACGAAGAAGGCGCGAAAGCCGCCGCCTTCGCCAGCAGCAGGGTCAGCGAACATCTCGAAGGAAAAACGATCCGCAAGATCGTCTTCATCCCCGGCAAGATCTTCAATATCGTGGCGAACTGA